The genomic DNA CCGGATAGAGCTCTGCCTTTTTCAGATAGTAGCAATAGGTGCAGTCGAGGTTGCATCTGGGACCTATGGGTTTGGCCATGACCCAGAACGGCGAGGCCGCAAGTCTGTCGTCGGCATCATCCCGCAAGTCGGTCATCTCACTTTCCCAGGCTTCCTGCTTCGAGCGCAGATCGAGGCTTTGTGCCCCGACAAGAACGAATGCGGCCGGTATCGTGAAGCTCCTTGCGAACTGCTGCCACTAACGGGAGGGTACCGCTGCCGGCGCTTGGCCATTCGCCTGAGCACATATCGCGCCGCGTCGCTCAATATTGGCCTACCTTGAATCGTCGAAGCTTGCGCCAGCGCAAAGAGTTGACTTCATCCATGGCGAAGCAGTGTCGGTGCCGCCAACCTCGTCTCCGGCCGCCAGTACTCGACAAGCGCCTCGTAGGTAGCAAGGACTTCTTCCACACCCGGATAGCGTGATCGGCAGCACTCGCCGGGTCGCGGCATCGACCGGCTCGGCTTGCCATTCGGGTCGCGTCGAAGTCTCGCCTGCGCTTGCCGCAATGCTATCATTGTCACAGCACGCGCCGCCGAGCGCGGCTAGTGAGCTCGTCGGGAAGTTGCCTTCAGCGGTGCTGTCTAGGTGAGTCGGTTTACCCGCGTCAGGATACCGTCTCTCAAGGCAGCCTCTCAGTTACGCCCGGGCGCAGCAAAGCTCTAGCGAGCCTTCGCTTTCCGCTTGGTGGCAGCCTTCTTCGCTGGTGGGGCCTTCCGGCCCAGACCTATTGCCTTAGCCATTTCCGACCGCGCAGCCGCATAGTTCGGCGCCACCATAGGGTAGTCCGACTTTAATCCCCACTTCTCGCGATACTCGTCGGGCGTTAGCCCATAATGAACGCCGAGATGGCGCTTCAGTGATTTGAATTTCTTCCCATCCTCGAGGCAAATGATGTAGTCGGGGAACACCGACCTCTTCGGATTGACTGCCGGAGCCTGGGCCTGCTTCTCGGGTTCGGTTAGTTGGCGGATTTTCGAGAGTGACGAATTCACGCTGGAAATCAGTTCCGGCAAAGACGCGACGGGTACCGGATTCTTGCTGACGTAAGCGGAAACGATATCTGCGGTTACCTCGATCAGATTGACGGTCGCGTCGGCCAAAACAAATCCTCCTGGTTAAGTGC from Mesorhizobium sp. M1E.F.Ca.ET.045.02.1.1 includes the following:
- a CDS encoding MucR family transcriptional regulator; this encodes MADATVNLIEVTADIVSAYVSKNPVPVASLPELISSVNSSLSKIRQLTEPEKQAQAPAVNPKRSVFPDYIICLEDGKKFKSLKRHLGVHYGLTPDEYREKWGLKSDYPMVAPNYAAARSEMAKAIGLGRKAPPAKKAATKRKAKAR